A single genomic interval of Microbacterium sp. zg-Y1090 harbors:
- a CDS encoding lytic transglycosylase domain-containing protein, giving the protein MLSDTTTNPTRRSTRHTERRLRRRPLLAVATLAVGIVAAACSTASTPAASLAWAAQPPVFELASSTTPLHAEAAAQVKTADDPASEADQALAAAQAAVAAATAVAADIAASGLDIGAPDTTVDTAGLSTAVQQLERAQALPFADLDETTDEVAAETGTVNEATAGLRGRLDAAVAAEAERVAAEQARLEAEAAAAAAAAEAEAAEAAARPSSSGGSSAPASPSPVYASGGAVGGTSPADAQATAHSMLAGYGWGDDQFGCLVSLWNKESGWNYQAYNAGSGAFGIPQALPGSKMASAGADWQTNPATQIAWGLGYISGRYGSPCGAWGHSQSVGWY; this is encoded by the coding sequence TTGCTTTCTGACACCACCACGAACCCCACCCGCCGCAGCACGCGTCACACCGAACGCCGTCTGCGCCGCCGCCCGCTGCTGGCCGTCGCGACGCTCGCGGTCGGGATCGTGGCGGCAGCGTGCTCCACCGCGAGCACCCCCGCCGCCTCGCTCGCGTGGGCTGCACAGCCGCCCGTCTTCGAGCTGGCGTCGTCCACGACGCCCCTGCACGCCGAGGCCGCCGCGCAGGTGAAGACGGCCGACGACCCCGCCTCGGAGGCCGACCAGGCGCTCGCCGCGGCGCAGGCCGCTGTCGCCGCGGCCACGGCCGTCGCCGCCGACATCGCCGCGTCGGGCCTCGACATCGGCGCGCCCGACACCACCGTCGACACCGCAGGGCTCTCGACGGCTGTGCAGCAGCTCGAGAGGGCACAGGCACTTCCCTTCGCGGACCTGGATGAGACGACCGACGAGGTCGCCGCCGAGACCGGCACGGTGAACGAGGCGACCGCCGGCCTGCGCGGCCGACTGGATGCCGCCGTCGCCGCCGAAGCCGAGCGCGTTGCTGCCGAGCAGGCCCGACTCGAGGCGGAGGCCGCTGCGGCCGCCGCTGCCGCGGAGGCAGAGGCGGCCGAGGCCGCTGCGCGCCCGAGCAGCTCCGGCGGCTCGTCCGCTCCCGCGAGCCCGAGCCCCGTCTATGCCTCCGGCGGCGCCGTGGGCGGCACAAGCCCGGCCGATGCCCAGGCCACCGCGCACTCGATGCTCGCCGGGTACGGCTGGGGCGACGACCAGTTCGGATGCCTCGTGTCGCTGTGGAACAAGGAATCGGGCTGGAACTACCAGGCGTACAACGCCGGCAGCGGTGCCTTCGGCATTCCGCAGGCGCTCCCCGGCAGCAAGATGGCCAGCGCCGGCGCCGACTGGCAGACCAACCCCGCGACGCAGATCGCGTGGGGCCTGGGATACATCTCCGGGCGCTACGGATCTCCGTGCGGCGCTTGGGGCCACTCGCAGTCCGTCGGCTGGTACTGA
- a CDS encoding DUF2834 domain-containing protein, whose translation MTPSQKPHWTPLSLVYLALALIGLVVTFALNASTVVMGRDFLGDIFDGGPAVGSLGVDLLVVAIAGCVLIVTEARRLGMRRAWLYIVLSAVTAFAFTFPLFLAMRERRLHAADAHGHRRRRCTALTETALRHKGIAPPDARE comes from the coding sequence ATGACGCCTTCACAGAAGCCGCACTGGACGCCCCTGTCGCTCGTATACCTGGCCCTCGCCCTCATCGGGCTCGTCGTCACCTTCGCGCTCAACGCGTCGACCGTCGTGATGGGGCGCGACTTCCTCGGCGACATCTTCGACGGTGGTCCGGCCGTCGGCTCCCTCGGCGTCGACCTGCTCGTCGTCGCGATCGCCGGGTGCGTGCTGATCGTGACCGAAGCCCGTCGGCTGGGCATGCGGCGGGCGTGGCTGTACATCGTGCTGTCGGCGGTGACGGCGTTCGCGTTCACCTTCCCGCTGTTCCTGGCGATGCGGGAGCGCCGGCTGCACGCGGCGGATGCCCACGGGCACCGGCGCCGCCGGTGCACCGCGCTGACCGAGACGGCGCTCAGGCACAAGGGCATTGCCCCGCCCGATGCCCGGGAGTAG
- a CDS encoding ABC1 kinase family protein, whose product MSVPGVGDTRARSRRILRFAARYLVQSWWYELFLPRFGLGRFVARGRAARMTRIAQRFHVLAVDLGGLMIKVGQFMSSRLDVLPPEITKELEGLQDEVPPVPFPAIRAAAEAELGIALDVAYAAFDEVPVAAASLGQAHRARLAALDEELTGFADVIVKVQRPGIQEIVDVDLAALRRVGRWLSRVQVVARRVDMPALVEEFAATSRAEIDYLLEAGNAERFAENAADDRRVSVPEVVWERTTRRVLTLSDVTAIKVTDVDALRAAGIDPAEVAHTFASVMFGQLFGDGFFHADPHPGNIFVTPLATPDGGRGADAGGSPPWVLTFIDFGMMGEVTPTLRRGLRRLVIAVAARDGKGLVDGIRDVGVLLPSADTRELERAMTQLFARFGGMGFAELQQVDPQEFRDFAVEFGDVVRAMPFQLPENFLLIIRSMSLVSGVCSSLQADFNLWDAVEPYAGQLLRDERGNVLQDAVTQAASTASIAAGLPRRINDVIERIDEGAIAVETPRLDRRLARLERAARRVVSAILFGGLLVGGVLLRPAEEAFGTVLMVASVPPLLHALFAGMVGPRGPA is encoded by the coding sequence ATGTCCGTTCCCGGCGTGGGGGACACGCGCGCTCGTTCCCGCCGCATCCTGCGCTTCGCTGCGCGTTACCTCGTGCAGTCGTGGTGGTACGAGTTGTTCCTTCCGCGCTTCGGCCTCGGGCGCTTCGTCGCCCGGGGCCGTGCGGCGCGGATGACGCGCATCGCGCAGCGCTTCCACGTGCTGGCCGTCGATCTCGGCGGGCTCATGATCAAGGTCGGGCAGTTCATGTCGTCGCGGCTCGACGTGCTGCCGCCCGAGATCACGAAGGAACTCGAAGGGCTGCAGGACGAGGTGCCGCCTGTGCCGTTCCCCGCGATCCGCGCGGCTGCCGAGGCCGAGCTGGGCATCGCGCTCGACGTCGCCTACGCCGCGTTCGACGAGGTGCCGGTGGCTGCGGCATCCCTCGGCCAGGCCCACCGAGCCCGCCTCGCGGCGCTCGACGAGGAACTCACCGGGTTCGCCGATGTGATCGTGAAGGTGCAGCGTCCCGGCATCCAGGAGATCGTCGACGTCGACCTTGCTGCGCTGCGCCGAGTGGGGCGGTGGCTCAGCCGCGTGCAGGTGGTCGCCCGTCGGGTGGACATGCCGGCCCTCGTGGAGGAGTTCGCCGCGACGAGCAGGGCCGAGATCGACTACCTGCTCGAAGCGGGCAACGCGGAGCGGTTCGCCGAGAACGCCGCCGACGACCGGCGGGTGAGCGTGCCCGAGGTGGTGTGGGAGCGCACCACGCGGCGGGTGCTGACCCTGTCGGATGTCACGGCGATCAAGGTCACCGACGTCGACGCGCTGCGGGCGGCGGGCATCGACCCGGCCGAGGTCGCGCACACGTTCGCATCCGTCATGTTCGGGCAGCTGTTCGGCGACGGGTTCTTCCATGCCGACCCGCACCCCGGGAACATCTTCGTCACCCCGCTCGCGACGCCCGACGGCGGGCGCGGTGCGGATGCCGGGGGATCGCCCCCCTGGGTGCTGACGTTCATCGACTTCGGGATGATGGGCGAGGTCACCCCGACGCTGCGCCGAGGGTTGCGCAGGCTCGTGATCGCTGTTGCCGCACGCGATGGGAAAGGCCTCGTCGACGGCATCCGGGATGTGGGGGTGCTGCTGCCCTCGGCCGACACCCGTGAGCTGGAGCGGGCGATGACGCAGCTGTTCGCGCGCTTCGGCGGGATGGGCTTCGCTGAGCTGCAGCAGGTCGATCCCCAGGAGTTCCGGGACTTCGCGGTGGAGTTCGGTGACGTGGTGCGGGCGATGCCGTTCCAGTTGCCCGAGAACTTCTTGCTGATCATCCGGTCGATGTCGCTGGTGTCCGGCGTATGCAGCTCGCTGCAGGCGGACTTCAACCTGTGGGACGCGGTCGAGCCGTACGCCGGCCAGCTGCTGCGCGACGAGCGGGGCAATGTGCTGCAGGACGCTGTCACGCAGGCGGCGTCGACGGCGTCGATCGCGGCAGGGCTGCCGCGGCGGATCAACGACGTCATCGAGCGGATCGACGAGGGCGCGATCGCCGTCGAGACGCCGCGGCTCGACCGGCGGCTGGCGCGGCTCGAGCGGGCGGCGCGGCGGGTCGTGTCGGCCATCCTCTTCGGCGGTCTGCTGGTGGGAGGGGTGCTGCTGCGTCCCGCCGAGGAGGCGTTCGGCACTGTGCTCATGGTCGCCTCGGTGCCGCCCCTGCTGCACGCCCTGTTCGCAGGGATGGTGGGCCCGCGCGGTCCCGCCTGA
- a CDS encoding M18 family aminopeptidase, with protein MPAAADALAHADDLAAFVAASPSSFHAATEVAERLVDAGFTRLDETAAWPAVAGGRFLVVRDGAVIAWVVPAGATGATPVRVFGAHSDSPAFKLKPQPTTGSLGWLQAGVEVYGGPLLNSWLDRELRLAGRLVLDDGSSVLTATGPLLRLPQLAIHLDREANDHLALDKQTQTQPVWGLGEADSADLLGELARAAGVDAARIRGYDIVTADAARGEVFGRDDVFFASGRLDDLASVHAGVVALERAADGFDADHIAMLAVFDHEEVGSGTRSGAAGPFLSDVLERVWLGLGADRDAQLRAMAASWCVSSDVGHAVHPNYPQKHDPVVRPTLGQGPILKINANQRYATDAVGAAAWNGWCADAGVASQEFVSNNAVPCGSTIGPITATRLGMRTVDVGIPILSMHSARELAGVSDLWDLQRVAEVFFRG; from the coding sequence GTGCCTGCAGCCGCTGACGCACTCGCCCACGCCGACGATCTCGCCGCTTTCGTCGCGGCGTCCCCGTCGAGCTTCCACGCCGCGACAGAAGTGGCGGAACGGCTCGTCGATGCCGGTTTCACCCGGCTCGATGAAACCGCGGCCTGGCCGGCGGTCGCGGGCGGGCGCTTTCTGGTCGTGCGTGACGGCGCGGTGATCGCGTGGGTCGTCCCGGCCGGAGCGACCGGCGCGACCCCCGTGCGGGTGTTCGGGGCGCACAGCGATTCGCCGGCGTTCAAGCTCAAGCCGCAGCCGACCACGGGGTCGCTGGGCTGGCTGCAGGCGGGCGTGGAGGTCTACGGCGGCCCGCTGCTGAACTCGTGGCTCGACCGCGAGCTGCGCCTGGCGGGACGGCTCGTGCTCGACGACGGGTCGTCGGTGCTGACGGCGACCGGCCCCCTGCTGCGGCTGCCGCAGCTGGCGATCCACCTCGACCGTGAGGCGAACGACCACCTGGCGCTGGACAAGCAGACCCAGACCCAGCCGGTGTGGGGCCTCGGCGAGGCGGACTCGGCGGACCTGCTGGGTGAGCTCGCGCGCGCGGCAGGGGTGGATGCCGCTCGCATCCGCGGCTACGACATCGTCACCGCCGACGCCGCCCGGGGCGAGGTCTTCGGGCGCGACGACGTGTTCTTCGCCTCCGGGCGGCTCGACGACCTCGCATCCGTGCACGCCGGGGTCGTCGCGCTGGAGCGCGCGGCCGACGGGTTCGACGCCGACCACATCGCGATGCTCGCGGTGTTCGACCACGAGGAGGTCGGGTCGGGCACGCGTTCGGGTGCGGCAGGACCCTTCCTCTCCGACGTGCTGGAGCGGGTATGGCTCGGGCTCGGCGCCGATCGTGACGCGCAGCTGCGTGCGATGGCCGCCAGCTGGTGCGTCTCGAGCGACGTCGGCCACGCCGTGCACCCGAACTACCCGCAGAAGCACGACCCGGTGGTGCGTCCCACGTTGGGACAGGGCCCCATCCTCAAGATCAACGCGAACCAGCGGTACGCGACGGATGCCGTGGGCGCGGCGGCCTGGAACGGCTGGTGCGCCGATGCCGGGGTCGCGTCGCAGGAGTTCGTCTCCAACAATGCGGTGCCGTGCGGGTCGACGATCGGCCCCATCACGGCGACGCGGCTCGGCATGCGCACGGTGGACGTCGGCATCCCGATCCTGTCGATGCACTCCGCACGCGAGCTCGCCGGCGTCAGCGATCTGTGGGACCTGCAGCGCGTCGCCGAGGTCTTCTTCCGCGGCTGA
- a CDS encoding PadR family transcriptional regulator: MNGSFDSGFGSGSGGRGGGFGAGGGFGGSGGGGSHGFGIGDIGQGMWDAVDQLRRAFEPRPSGTSRMGRGDVRVAVLSLLAERPMHGYQIIQEIEDRSGGSWKPSAGSVYPTLQLLADEGLITAEEANGRKTYALTEAGRIEADAVAGKSAPWEGASKENARMTALPKAGMELAQAAAQVGRSGSPEQVHEAVEILNDARRRLYALLAQD; the protein is encoded by the coding sequence ATGAACGGTTCATTCGACAGCGGTTTCGGCTCCGGTTCCGGGGGGCGCGGCGGCGGTTTCGGCGCGGGCGGCGGCTTCGGCGGCAGCGGGGGCGGTGGCTCGCACGGGTTCGGCATCGGCGATATCGGACAGGGCATGTGGGATGCCGTGGACCAGCTGCGTCGCGCCTTCGAACCGCGCCCGAGCGGCACGAGCCGGATGGGGCGCGGCGACGTGCGCGTGGCGGTGCTCAGCCTGCTGGCCGAGCGGCCGATGCACGGCTACCAGATCATCCAGGAGATCGAGGATCGCAGCGGCGGATCGTGGAAGCCCAGCGCCGGCAGCGTCTACCCGACGCTGCAGCTGCTGGCCGATGAAGGCCTGATCACCGCGGAAGAGGCCAACGGTCGCAAGACCTACGCGCTCACCGAGGCAGGCCGCATCGAGGCGGACGCCGTCGCGGGCAAGTCGGCGCCGTGGGAGGGCGCCTCGAAGGAGAACGCGCGCATGACCGCGCTGCCCAAGGCGGGCATGGAGCTCGCTCAGGCCGCCGCGCAGGTGGGCCGGTCGGGCTCGCCCGAGCAGGTGCACGAGGCGGTCGAGATCCTCAACGACGCGCGCCGCCGGCTCTACGCGCTTCTCGCCCAGGACTGA
- a CDS encoding tetratricopeptide repeat protein: MTAHQWEQQVAALWADDTIDDRERIDLMRSLAAAAPHPALGAFELGGAMDSAGDEADADTQYSAATAAGLCDIDPARAARLAVQHASTLRNLGRVDEAIALLRAAPSHPSVGAAPAVFLALALHSAGRHDEALRVAIEAVEPTLPIYNRSVRGYAAALTD, from the coding sequence ATGACCGCACATCAGTGGGAGCAGCAGGTCGCCGCCCTCTGGGCCGACGACACCATCGACGACCGGGAGCGTATCGACCTCATGCGCTCACTGGCGGCCGCGGCGCCGCATCCGGCGCTCGGCGCCTTCGAGCTCGGCGGCGCCATGGATTCCGCCGGTGACGAAGCGGATGCCGACACGCAGTACTCCGCGGCCACGGCGGCGGGCCTCTGCGACATAGACCCGGCGCGCGCTGCCCGCCTCGCGGTGCAGCACGCCTCGACGCTGCGCAACCTCGGCCGGGTCGACGAGGCCATCGCCCTGCTGCGCGCCGCGCCGTCGCATCCGTCGGTGGGGGCCGCGCCGGCGGTGTTCCTCGCCCTGGCCCTGCACAGCGCGGGGCGGCACGATGAGGCGCTGCGCGTGGCGATCGAAGCGGTCGAACCGACGCTCCCGATCTACAACCGCTCGGTGCGCGGCTACGCCGCGGCGCTCACCGACTGA
- a CDS encoding HNH endonuclease signature motif containing protein codes for MPRTRYLPADEAAARAVDRLGEVLPDLVGVRQQMARLQAHEARLLAASGAIVDDWVMDAGLQHRSEAEMPHRIAASEIAAAWRVSDRTVQRQMADAATLVNDYPATLASLEAGRISSAHVRVIVGNGAIIARPELRAKYEAAILPYAESEAATRVAPIARLRAQWFAETTFDERHRQARLRRSVSLTDLDDGMAELVAILPAALAHGAYDRISQIARIAQTARSASDDDDALLPVDDVPSDATPDTRTLNELRADALSDLLLTGMPSSVSIPGGREAIRANIQVTVPVLTLIGDHVADPFEPTTLVGHGPIDAVTARTLAAGAPGWDRILTHPVSGAVLAVDRYRPSEEMRRHLRTRDQHCRFPACRIPARLCDIDHTIDHAHGGPTAIANLAHFCRRHHSGKHHSPWRVQQDAGGVLRWTSPTGRVYIDRPVSEVAFATEPEFDPAPF; via the coding sequence ATGCCGAGAACCAGGTACCTCCCCGCCGACGAAGCCGCTGCGCGTGCTGTCGACCGGCTCGGCGAGGTGCTTCCCGACCTCGTCGGGGTGCGGCAGCAGATGGCACGCCTGCAGGCGCACGAGGCCCGGCTGCTCGCCGCGAGCGGTGCCATCGTCGACGACTGGGTGATGGATGCCGGCTTGCAGCACCGCTCCGAAGCCGAGATGCCGCACCGCATCGCGGCATCCGAGATCGCCGCCGCCTGGCGGGTCAGCGACCGCACCGTGCAGCGCCAGATGGCTGATGCCGCCACCCTCGTCAACGACTACCCGGCCACCCTCGCGTCGCTCGAGGCGGGCCGCATCTCCAGCGCCCACGTGCGGGTCATCGTCGGCAACGGCGCGATCATCGCGCGTCCTGAACTGCGTGCCAAGTACGAAGCCGCCATCCTGCCCTACGCCGAATCCGAAGCGGCCACGCGGGTGGCGCCGATCGCGCGGCTGCGCGCCCAGTGGTTCGCCGAGACCACCTTCGACGAGCGCCACCGGCAGGCACGGCTGCGGCGCAGCGTCTCCCTCACCGACCTCGACGACGGCATGGCCGAACTCGTCGCCATCCTCCCCGCCGCACTCGCCCACGGCGCGTACGACCGTATCTCGCAGATCGCCCGCATCGCCCAGACCGCACGCAGCGCCTCGGACGATGACGACGCGCTCCTCCCGGTCGACGACGTCCCGTCGGATGCCACCCCCGACACCCGCACCCTGAATGAGCTGCGGGCCGACGCCTTGAGCGATCTGCTGCTCACCGGCATGCCCTCCTCGGTATCGATCCCGGGCGGACGTGAGGCGATCCGCGCGAACATCCAGGTCACGGTGCCGGTACTCACGCTCATCGGCGATCATGTCGCCGACCCATTCGAGCCGACCACCCTCGTCGGGCACGGGCCGATCGACGCTGTGACAGCGCGCACCCTGGCGGCCGGGGCACCCGGATGGGACCGCATCCTCACCCACCCGGTCTCGGGCGCCGTTCTCGCCGTCGACCGCTACCGTCCCTCCGAAGAGATGCGCCGGCATCTGCGCACGCGCGATCAGCACTGCCGGTTCCCCGCCTGCCGGATACCGGCGCGTCTGTGCGACATCGATCACACCATCGATCACGCGCACGGCGGACCGACCGCGATCGCGAATCTCGCCCACTTCTGCAGACGACATCACAGCGGCAAGCACCACTCTCCCTGGCGCGTCCAGCAAGACGCCGGTGGCGTGCTGAGGTGGACCTCCCCGACCGGTCGGGTGTACATCGACCGCCCGGTCAGCGAGGTCGCCTTCGCCACCGAACCCGAGTTCGATCCGGCGCCTTTCTGA
- a CDS encoding lactonase family protein produces the protein MTDSRLVLVANAGDGSLSTFRLADGELERLAVTDGVKGCSTFAVDTERNLVYAGVKGDAEGDAAGILTLSLDRESGRLTPQSRRDVPGSMNYLALTRGGTGLLGASYSGGLGITCGIADGVVSAPISRIDFPNLHSVLPSTDGRFAYFVSLGADLVAQYALEDELSLTPLGPETVAAPAGSGPRHLVLNDAEDAVYVLTEFSGEVLHYARDTETGVLTLQDTTTAYDTTKGLGHSEFGADPMANHYIWGADLHFSDGGRRLWCSERTESTLGAVAVAADGTVSAPERFTVTEPQPRGFAVSPDGAYLVAAGERSTTVSLYAVEDEGLHLLERAETGAGANWVRFA, from the coding sequence ATGACCGACTCGCGCCTCGTCCTCGTCGCCAACGCCGGCGACGGCTCCCTCAGCACGTTCCGCCTCGCCGACGGTGAGCTGGAGCGACTGGCCGTCACCGACGGCGTGAAGGGGTGCTCGACCTTCGCCGTCGACACCGAACGCAACCTCGTCTACGCCGGAGTCAAGGGCGATGCCGAGGGTGACGCCGCCGGCATCCTGACTCTGTCCCTCGACCGGGAAAGCGGGCGGCTCACCCCGCAGTCGCGCCGTGATGTGCCGGGGAGCATGAACTACCTCGCCCTCACCCGAGGCGGCACCGGACTGCTGGGCGCTTCCTACAGCGGCGGCCTCGGCATCACCTGCGGGATCGCTGACGGTGTGGTGAGCGCGCCGATCTCGCGCATCGACTTCCCGAACCTGCACTCGGTGCTCCCCAGCACTGACGGGCGCTTCGCCTACTTCGTGTCGCTGGGCGCCGACCTCGTCGCGCAGTACGCCCTCGAGGACGAACTGTCCCTCACCCCGTTGGGCCCCGAGACGGTCGCCGCCCCCGCCGGCAGCGGCCCGCGCCATCTCGTGCTGAACGATGCCGAGGATGCCGTCTACGTCCTCACCGAGTTCTCCGGTGAGGTGCTGCACTACGCCAGGGACACCGAAACAGGGGTGCTGACGCTGCAGGACACCACGACGGCGTACGACACGACGAAGGGTCTCGGCCACAGCGAATTCGGCGCCGACCCCATGGCGAATCACTACATCTGGGGCGCCGACCTGCACTTCTCCGACGGCGGCCGGCGACTGTGGTGCTCGGAGCGCACTGAGAGCACCCTGGGCGCCGTGGCAGTCGCCGCCGACGGCACGGTCTCGGCTCCCGAGCGCTTCACTGTGACCGAGCCGCAGCCGCGCGGATTCGCCGTCAGCCCCGACGGCGCATACCTCGTCGCGGCAGGCGAGCGATCGACCACAGTGTCGCTCTACGCCGTCGAGGATGAGGGATTGCACCTGTTGGAACGCGCAGAAACCGGCGCAGGCGCGAACTGGGTGCGGTTCGCCTAG
- a CDS encoding nuclear transport factor 2 family protein, with protein MSRTRTWLDGYITAWQTENPDDVRAIFADDAEYWFRPDDPDPARGIDAILAAWPESEGADPQHDLDVLIENDDLGIIRGTIDYPGDTNWVNLWEVHFAPDGRAKKFVEWCRERAEPGTT; from the coding sequence ATGAGCAGAACACGCACCTGGCTGGACGGCTACATCACCGCCTGGCAGACCGAGAACCCCGACGACGTCCGCGCCATCTTCGCCGACGATGCCGAATACTGGTTCCGGCCCGACGACCCCGATCCCGCGCGGGGGATCGACGCGATCCTCGCTGCATGGCCGGAATCCGAGGGCGCCGACCCGCAGCACGATCTCGACGTACTGATCGAGAACGATGATCTCGGCATCATCCGCGGCACGATCGACTACCCGGGCGACACCAACTGGGTGAACCTCTGGGAGGTGCACTTCGCTCCCGATGGTCGCGCGAAGAAGTTCGTCGAGTGGTGCCGGGAGCGTGCCGAGCCGGGTACCACCTGA
- a CDS encoding putative glycolipid-binding domain-containing protein has protein sequence MDSERYQWRGEDDPSRVDTAYVRFRNSGLRAHGSSVTQQYTLSWTLDVGDGWVTNHLRVRSLGKGWSRSLDLRRGGDAAWRATVTQTGAIQRWADPGLDDDTDLSDALDCDLGLCPVTNVMPIRRLDLHRRDRDEEQLTAAWVDVPSLQVRRERQHYGSHDRTGKRTVTYANEDRSFSADLSVDHDGMVVDYPGLAWRFYADA, from the coding sequence ATGGACAGCGAGCGATATCAGTGGCGCGGGGAGGACGATCCCTCCCGTGTCGACACCGCGTATGTGCGGTTCCGCAATAGCGGACTGCGGGCCCACGGATCCTCAGTGACGCAGCAGTACACCCTGTCGTGGACGCTCGATGTCGGCGACGGGTGGGTCACCAACCACCTGCGCGTGCGTTCCCTCGGCAAGGGCTGGTCCCGCTCGCTCGACCTGCGCCGCGGCGGCGATGCCGCCTGGCGGGCGACCGTCACGCAGACCGGCGCGATCCAGCGCTGGGCCGACCCCGGTCTCGATGACGACACCGACCTCAGCGACGCCCTCGACTGCGATCTGGGCCTGTGCCCCGTGACGAACGTCATGCCGATCCGCCGGCTCGACCTGCACCGCCGCGACCGGGATGAGGAGCAGCTGACGGCGGCCTGGGTCGACGTGCCGTCACTGCAGGTGCGCCGCGAACGCCAGCACTACGGCTCCCACGATCGCACCGGCAAGCGCACCGTCACCTATGCCAACGAGGACCGCAGCTTCTCGGCCGACCTGTCCGTCGACCACGACGGCATGGTCGTGGACTACCCGGGTCTGGCCTGGCGGTTCTACGCCGACGCCTGA
- a CDS encoding NUDIX hydrolase, producing the protein MPASDAPRTARAQLAALADAVERRRRSEPGVTPSFGPLIDLPVAPGSRPAAVLILFGVLDATPSGRPAADTAVSRDLDVLLLARAATLRSHPGQVAFPGGRVDPGDDGPIAAALREAQEETGLDPSGVEVLGALETIPLAFSRHLVTPVLGWWRHPSRVRVVDEGESAAVFRAPVADLLNPANRGVTVLRDGAREMRGPAFSVGEGPGAHLVWGFTAMVLDVLFDRLGWTEPWDATREMPLELPPDR; encoded by the coding sequence ATGCCAGCTTCGGATGCCCCTCGGACCGCGCGGGCGCAGCTGGCCGCGCTGGCCGACGCCGTGGAACGCCGCCGGCGCAGCGAGCCGGGCGTGACACCCTCGTTCGGACCGCTGATCGACCTGCCCGTCGCACCCGGCTCGCGTCCCGCGGCGGTGCTCATCCTCTTCGGCGTGCTGGATGCCACGCCCAGCGGGCGCCCCGCCGCCGACACAGCCGTCTCGCGCGACCTCGACGTGCTGCTTCTCGCGCGGGCGGCGACCCTGCGCTCGCACCCCGGACAGGTGGCGTTCCCCGGCGGGCGGGTGGATCCCGGCGACGACGGACCCATCGCCGCGGCGCTGCGCGAGGCGCAGGAGGAGACGGGTCTCGACCCCTCCGGTGTGGAGGTGCTCGGGGCCCTCGAAACAATCCCGCTGGCGTTCTCGCGGCACCTCGTCACTCCGGTGCTCGGGTGGTGGCGGCATCCGTCGCGCGTGCGCGTCGTGGACGAAGGCGAGTCCGCGGCGGTCTTCCGTGCGCCCGTGGCCGACTTGCTGAATCCGGCCAACCGCGGCGTCACCGTGCTTCGCGACGGCGCACGCGAGATGCGCGGACCGGCCTTCTCCGTCGGAGAGGGGCCGGGGGCCCACCTCGTGTGGGGATTCACCGCGATGGTGCTCGACGTGCTGTTCGATCGGCTCGGCTGGACCGAGCCGTGGGATGCCACCCGCGAGATGCCGCTGGAGCTGCCGCCCGATCGGTGA